ACTTGAATATTTGTCTGATTAAATGGAATATTCAATAACCACGTAAAACAATAATCCCTTTTACTTGCCATGGTGTATACCAGGAGGTGGCACTCTTGTTAGAGGAAATTAAGCATTAGTGTGTCTACCAAGCTGGCACATTTCCATAGACACAAATGTTCCTTTTCACACGGTCATTTCCATCAACAGAAAACATGTTTATCGATTATCATAAATGTGACGCTTCAAGGTCTTGTAATGAACGCCCCAGAACCAACTCCTCTGCTATGCATGTCCTGAAACCTTTAACTCTTTAAATCTACAGTAAATTAATAAATTGGATATACACAAGGCTCATATCTCTTTATCTCTTATATGTTCATTACCCATTTCATACATTTGTATGATTGCTTTATGTGTATTCCGTTTATTTTGTCAAtattcagtggatataaaaagtctacacacccctgttaaaatgccagtttcttgtgatgtaaaagaatgagacaaagataaatcatgtcagaactttttccacctttaatgtgacctataacgtgaacaattcaattgaaaaacaaactgaaaaaaactcacaagaacctggttgcataagtgggcacacccttaaactaatactttgttgaatcaccttttgattttattacagcactcagtctttttgggtaggagccTGTCAGCATAGcgcatcttgatgtggcaatatttgcccactcttctttgcaaaagcgctccaaatcggtcatattgcgaggacatctcctgtgcacagccctcttcagatcaccccacagatgttcaattggattcaggtctgggctctggctgggccattccaaaaccttgatcttcttctggtgaagccatgcttttgtggatttggatgtgtgctctgggttgttgtcgtgctgaaaggtgaacttcctcttcatcttcatctttctaacagacgcctgaattttttgtgccaacatttcctggtatttggatctgttcataattccctccaccctgactaaggccccagttccagctgaagaaaaacagccccaaagcatgatactgccaccaccatgcttcattgtgggtatggtgttctttgggtgatatgcagtgttgtttttgcgccaaacataccttttgtaataatggccaaaaagttcaaccttggtttcatcagaccataacacattttcacacgcACTTTTGGGATACTTAATGATTgtatttgcaaacttcagccgggcttggatttattttctttgtaagaaaaggcttcggtcttgccaccctaccccataacccattcatatcaataatacaggagattgttgtcacgtaGCACACacccagaaattcctgcagttcctttaatgttgctgtaagcctcttggaagcctccctgaccagttttcttcttgtattttcatcaattgtggagggacatccagttcttggtaatgtctctgttgtgccatattttctccacttgatgatgactgtcctCACTCTGTTCCATGGTATTTcttatgctttggaaattcttttgtacccttctcctgactgatatctttcaacaatgagatccctctgctgctttagaagctctctgcggacctaagaaaatgtcaggaaaacagAACAGCTGACCTctatttttgattaatcagagtcactttaaatgatggcaggtgtttaatgacttctatttaacatgagtttgaatgtgattagttaattctgaacacagccaaatccccagttataagagggtgtgcacacttatgcaaccaaggtattgtaaggtttttatttttcatttctcccCTGGAAGAtttggttttcaattgaattgttcacattataggtcacattaaaagtggaaaaatgatttatctttgtctcattcttttacatcacaaaaaacaggcattttaacaggggtgtatagactttttatatccactgtatgttcttTTCCACTTTTACACCAAGTAACACTCCGGTCATATGTAAATTAACTCAAACATTCATtgctatataaaataaaaacagttataTTTCCATTAGTCTTTCTGAATATTATTTcagtttcaaatatgtttatttagaAGCAAAAGAACAAATAGAAATGTAGAATGTCAACAGGTGGTATTTTGTTTGGTGATACAAAGCCCCTAATTTATCAAAAAGCTCATCTGCAAAAACCCACTGATGTGGGTTTTTATTCACGCATTATTACAGGGCAGCCAGTGCCAGGGCCCTGACCTATTGGCAAGGGATACTTCCATGAGAAACCAAATGGTTAGCAGCAACCAAATCTTCTCTGTTGTGCTCTTCTATAGCATGGAATCCCAATTTAAATCGGGAATCCCAATTAATTGTGTGCTAACAGTTCTTTTAAGGAACATCTTAAGGAAATAGATAATGTGTTCATAAATTGTCTGATGATTACACTCCCATCACTGACCCATCGCCAAACCATGTTaaaggcagcataacattcaccatggcgtctccaagCTCTttcaccagaattggcaggtctgtcacatgtgctcagtgtgaacctgctctcatgtatgaagagaacggggcaccaatggcagacctgccaattcttcGCAAGACCACCTGTCGGTTATATTAATAGGTATGTAAGATGGGAAGAACTAGTGATTGTGTTTTTGGTGAGCCAGCTCTTCTGACCATTAAAAATGCttaaaaatgcaaaatatacGTGCAAATCTGCAATATAACTCTTGAATTATGTTATGGGATTTTATGCATTGGCATTTTCAAGAGATTTTCTAACCGTCACCTCTACAGCTATAGTTGGTAATCATTTGCTTTTGTGATGTTTATGTCTCTTTGTTTAGGCTCTATATCTCTCTGGGTTATATTTATCTCTCTAAGTAgatttgcagattttattttttactttgacttTTTTGCATTAATGGCAAAAACTCCTGagtaaatccattttgattggtTTCTACATAACAAAATTTAATGGAAAAGTCCATGGGTGGTGAATATCTTTGAGAACCACTTCATTTTCAGATCTCACATGTCATAGGGTTTAGAAACACAAACCTTGAGGACACCTGCTAAAACATACTAAACTTCTCACGCATGATGAAATATCCCCATGGTCAGGTATTTTGGGCTGTTTAAATAGCTCACCTGAACTCATTCAGTCCACACATCCACAAGGTAACCATGAAGGTGACGATCGCTTTGCTCCTGAGCACTTTGTGCTTTGCAGTCCTTAACGCTCAGTGCCCGGAACCCAATGCGTTGAAAGATGCAGATGGCGTGAAGCTTTGTGCACGCATGTTCGAGCacagtaacatttattttgagcaAAGTTGCGGGGGAGAGTATCTTGATGCCTACCCAGGTGATGACGTCCCTACCATCCCTCGTAAATGGAACAACCGCGTGTCTTCCTTGGTGGTGGCGAGGGGTTGCAGCCTCACTGTTTGGCAATACACCAAGAAGCGCGGGTCCAGATCCAAGTTTGGAGCTGGAATCAAATATCGCCTGAAAGACTCAATGCAAGGTCTTTTTGGTAATTGGGAAAATTCCATCTCTGCGTACTACTGTGTGTGCTAAAGGCAGAGGACATGTCTTCTCCGACACCAGATACTTCTTCAGAATTGCCTTGTGCAATTTGCCTGAGGACGTTTAGAGTTCATGCAAGAGTCGACAAACACTGTGCTCTGCCAGTCAAGACAGTATATGGCTGCGTGATGGTGATATCTTGTGTCTGGAGAATAAACTCCTTTCTGCAAAAAAATCTTTGGTCTtatgtgaatttgttttcaggGAATATGTTTTGTTTCCGATTTTTCCATTGTAATAAAtgcacaatgtttttaaaagtattATTTTGAATGTACTAATTGACTACAATTTGTTGCAAATAGCCAGGCAGCATATATTCTGGGGTGATGAAAAAGAACCAGCAGGGTCCGACAAAGGGAGATAGTAGATAGTCTCTGTTTGGAAGACAGTTTTCAGCACAATACATCCACAATACATTCTGGATGGCCCACCAACAGTTATGTCGTCTACTACTGTGCTAACTGTCATATCACATCACACAGATAAACTACAGGAAAGTTTACATGATACAATGTAAATTATATGTTGGCAAACTATCCATCTCTGCACCCAGTAGCAGAGAAAGGCTTAGCATAGCAGGGGTTTAACTGGCTAGGCCCCCATACATTCAATCAGATGACCAATGAATGCAGGGAAACACCTGCTAATGAGGCACTTGGCATTATACTATGAGGCAGGCACTGTGCCTCCCGCTGTAGTCTGGCAACCCTGCAAGCTCTGCAGGAGGTACTGACATCCAAACAGGACCCAGGGCTAGGCTGCAGGAAGCTGTGAATGTCCCTATTGACAGAGATTTAACATAGTCAGGACAATGTGGTATTAAACACTATTGATGACATGTGAAGAGGTTCATTCCAAAACGATAATTTTTTCTCCCTGGGAATCTTTCAGGTGCAAATTGATTGTGGGAAAAATGTAGAAAACAACCACATGGTGGATTTCTCATGACACCTCTCTTGCCTAAGGCACCCTAGTTACATGCTGTTGCCTGTCTTTTTCCAAAGAGCTGTGGTACAGATAAACAATCTTAAATAAATATACTATCAAACCTTTAATGCCATAGTTGGATTATTttttcttaataataataactaacaGACATACCCCAAATGTACCACAAAACGTTTTTGTGGCATAacataaacatacattattgCCATCTTCTTTTCAAATGCACTTCTTGTCCAAAGTAAACAGCTCAAATACCAGTCTGATGTCAGACAAGCAAATGATGGAGACACTGTCAAGAGAAGGTCACACCCCATGTTGTCTGCTACTCTTGCAATGAGCCCAACATGGGGGAAGAAGGAGAGCTAATTATGAGAGGAGGTAACCTGTTCCAgccttcctctccctcatctcccctcatctctccccgTTTGAAAGTCCAAGGTTGTGGAGAGAGCCTCTACAGTCCTGGACCGAACTGTCtgtattgtttttgtggtaagtcataacacatttttttatttgattgtgtTGATGTTCATTTGTTGTGTTTCACAGAGGAAGTTGATGTGTTTTTGGTAGTAGAATATGGATTGATTCTGCAGCGTTCTGGTGTGCCAGACAACAGCCCACTTCCCAACCCTCTCTTCGCATCCCAACACATAGATGTTTCCCATGTTGGTTTTTTGTCCTACATTAGCCAAACTGATTCAATTGGACAAAGGCTTGATGATTAATTGACTAATTGAATCAAATGTTTCAGTTAAGggttaaaactaaaatgtaaaacatctgTGCTGACTGAGAAGAGTGTTGTAGTATTTAGCTGTAGTATGTTATGTAAATGTTCatgttaaaaacaagaaattatttattatcaattaatttagttgttaaTAACAAATACGAGGTGCAGCGTCCCCTAAATTGGTCCGGGGTGGATTAGGCAACAGCCACTGAGATCCCAACTGTGTCACAAGACGACTAAGAAAAAAACTGGGCATTGTATGTAGATGGATGAGACAGGTGATTTCCAAAATTCCACTGTTATTTGCTTTAATCCAATGCTATTCTCAAGAAAATGTAATGCTTCTTTTAATCATCACAGTACAGACAACTGTTTTTAGTTCATTTCATTAGAGTTACAATAACACAAAGCCCctggtgtaatgttgttatctcccccctccctctgagGCCCTCACTACAATGGTTCCAGCTGAGACCCAGCAGCCGCAACAACAATAACAAGCTAATGAAAGTTTACACACTGATGTGACTCCATCTCATGCTTTGGCGTCCATGTAAGATGCATGGTGTCATATGGGACTAATTGTATAACTGATTTAAAAAAGCGTAATGCATGGTCTACAGACTGTTGGACGAGGCTGAGGGACGACGAGTGGAGAAAGGATGTCAAACAATATGGCTAAAATTGCAGATGCCCGCAAGACAGTGGAACAGCTCAAACTAGAGGTCAACATCGAAAGAATGATGGTGAGCAAGGCTGGAGAAGTATGCCATTATTAATGTGCATGGTGGCTTTTCCTCACTCTCcagtgtgtttgttctgtttatCTCCAGTGTGTTTGTCCTGTTAATCTCCAGTGTGTTTGTCCTGTTTATCTCCAGTGTGTTTATCCTGTTTATCTCCAGTGTGTTTATCCTGTTAATCTGCAGTGTGTTTGTCCTGTTAGTCTGGAATGTGTTTGTCCTGTTAATCtcctgtgtgtttgtcctgttattttccagtgtgtttgttttgttaatcTCCAGTGTGTTTGTCCTGTTAATCTGCACTGTGTTTGTCCTGTTATTCTCCAGTGTGTTTGTCCTGTTAATCTGCAGTGTGTTTGTCCTGTTATTCTCCAGTGTGTTTGTCCTGTTAATCTTCAGTGTGTTTGTCCTGTTAATCTGcagtgtgtttgttctgttaATCTCCAACGTGTTTTCTTGTTAATCTCCAGTGTGTTTCTCCGGTTAATCTGCAGTGTGTTTGTCCTGTTAGTCTGCATTGTGTTTGTCCTGTTTATCTCCAGTGTGTTTGTCCTGTTAGTCTGCATTGTGTTTGTCCTGTTAGTCTGCAGTGTGTTTGTCCTGTTAGTCTGGAGTGTGTTTGCCCTGTTAATCTCCAGTGTGTTTGTCCTGTTAATCTTCAGTGTGTTTGTCCTGATAATCTCCAGGGTGTTTTTCCTGTTAATCTTCAGTGTGTTTGTCCTGATAATCTCCAGGGTGTTTTTCCTGTTAATCTGCATGTGCAGGTGTCCAAAGCTGCAGCTGATCTGATGGCCTTCTGTGAGGCTCATGCCAAAGAGGACCCTCTGGTGACACCGGTGCCATCTTCTGAAAATCCATTTCGGGAGAAGAAATTCTTTTGTGCAATACTTTAATCCTGAAACCATCCAACAAGTTCAAGTTTTGTGTCATCATTACTGGAAATTATAAGAACAGAATTATAAGAACAGAATAGTAGTGAATCATTAAAAATGCTGGTTTTGGTTGGCCTAGTCAgtgggattaaaaaaaaaattaaaacactttttatttaaaatactgaATTGTCTGTCTGGACTAGTCTGGCTGatggaaattaaataatatttccaaTGGGGACAAAGTTCACGAGTGGCCACCAAACCTAGGCCACACCCTGGTCTTTCCTTCCAGCGCCCTACCCTGACAGAGAATAAACATTAACCCACTGAAACTCAATGCTTCAGTGCTTTCTGAAGACTTAAAGAAGAACATAATGTCAGAAACTTCCCAGAACAAGATGTATCACCTTAGAACAAGATGTATCTCTAAGTAgcatttttttgtgttggtataattatttttcctgtattcgtatttttttgtaatatttagtaatatatttattaatatgaataaacatgtttttgatcAACTGTTTTGATGTTTAAATAGGCCAACACACTGCGGGTGTCTCATATCAttgacagaattataacatatgaattgaaaaatatattaattaaacGAATTAATAGAAACGTGCATACCATGTTGTCAGTTTTAAGTAGCCTACCCTGAGAGTTTAAGTCCTTGTGTCGCGGTACAGTCGAGGATAAGTTTCATACCCATCgcgtcctctctcctcgtctcATTCTCAAAACCAGTTGGCGCTTATCAGGGCGGCAAGACCTCTGGCTttttcattcaatgtgttttgaAAAGGAGACGAGGAAAGGAAACGAATAGAGAGCATAGAGGACACCATTTGAAAGCGTCTCTAAAAGAATAAACATGGGCGGTGTCACATGATGCTCAGTTACAGGTAGATGAACAGGTGAGCTCAGAGCGGACGCAGCTTATTACTGTTAGAGCGGTATTCATCTCAACTGTCAGAATTTACTGATTTGAATTTGACCAGCTGCGTTGTTACACCGAAGAAGGTATGAACATTTAGAACTCTCTAATTTTTTAGGTGTTCTGCAGCTGAAATAATAGAGGAGAACAAAAGGTTTCATGATTAATGAGGGTACAAAGTCTATGGTGTAAACCCGGCATGTCAACAAGTCTGAAGGCTTAATTTATGGGACcagaaagaagagaagaaattactgtaattatttataaaatacatgttttttattttgtattctgatgaaaaatacaaacgaagatgaaataaatatatgtggAATGGATAGAAAATTATGCAGTATTTAATGTAATGTTGAGAGCATACGTAAGGTGACCAGTCGAGAAAAACTCGTCTGACAATGATAAATAGCCTACCTGACACTCCTCTTTTAATATGGGTCTGACTTAAGATACACAGCCATACgcacgcatgcatgcatgcactcAAGCGCGCGCGGACTCACAGATTCATAAGCTTCACTGTAAGCAAAAACCGCCAGCATGACATCAACCACACAACTAACACAACTAGTGAGACAACGTATCTTATACCTGTATACCTAACATATAGTCAGTGTTTACGGTTCATGCACAAGGATATAGTGCGTTTGCAGTAAAAAacgcaaataaatatattatgtaaacaaaaaaaataggtAGTTTTAGTCCTGGATGGGTTGGTTTGAAGTTGTGGTATATCTAGGCAGTTATtcatatggggggggggggggggggggggggggggcgttttTTGGGCATGACACATGGTAgaggtacagttgtgctcagatgtttgcataccctgtcaGAAAGAATGAAATCTTTGCATTAATTTTggaaatatgattgatcatgcaattttttacatgttgtttaaggataatgatcatatgaagccatttattatcacatagttgttcggctccttttaaaatcataatgtttacagaaatcaccaaaatggtcctgatcaaaagtttacatacccttgaatgtttggccatgttacagacacaaagtgacacacacaggtgaaaatggtaattaaaagtgaatttctcacacctgttgctttttaaattgcagttagtgtctgtgtataaatagtctataaatttgttagctctcacgtggatgcactgagtagGCTAGATActaagccatggggagcagaaaagaactgtcaaaaaccTGCTTAATGGAAACgtaaggtaatggaactttataaagatggaaaggcTATAAAAAGATGTCCAACGCCtttcaaatgccagtcagtactgttcaaacacttattaagaagtggagaaTTTGGGGTTCTCTTGACACCAAGCCAATATCacgtagaccaagaaagatttcagccaaaactgccaggagaattgttcgggatacaaagaaaaaccaacagctaacctcaggagaaatacaggctgctctggaaaaagacagtgtggttgtttcaaggagcacaatacgacgatacctAAACAAAAATGAGCAGCATGGTCGAGTTTCCacaaagaagcctttactgcgccaatgccacaaaaaagcccagttaaaatatgcccaacaacaccttgacacgcctaaCAGCTTCTAGCACTgtcaagaccaaaatagagcttgatggtcacaatcataagcgctatgtttggagaggggccaacaaggcctatagtgaacagaataccatccccactgtgaagcatggtggtggctctctgatgttttgggggtgcgtgagctctaaaggcacagggaatcttgtgaaaatgtatggcaagatgaatgcatcatgttatcagaaaatactggcagacaatttgcattcttctgcacgaaagcagCGCATTGGAagctcttggacttttcagcacaacaatgaccctaagcacaaggccaagttgaccctccagtggttacagcagaaaaaggtgaaggttctggagtggccatcacagtctcctgatcttAATATTATCAAGcccctctggggagatctcaaacgtgcggttcatgcaagaccacCAAAGATGACATGGAGGCATTGtgtcaagatgaatgggcagctgtaACACCTGCaagaactattacaaaagatgctgtcattgatgctaaagggggcaatacactgtattaagaactaagggtatgcagacttttgaacaggggtcagttcatatttttctttgttgccatgtcttgttttatgattgtgccattctgttatgaccgacagctgaatgtgaatcccataagaaataaaagacgtgttttgagCAAAATTGTACATACAGGGCATACTTAAAGTATACAGATCCTTTCATTCTTTCCACATTGTGTTACGTTACAGCCATATTCTAAAATGAAGTGATTTCTTTCCACATCAACCTACACACAACAtcccataatgaccaagcaaaaacaggtttttagatgATTATCCAGACCCCTTCACTCAATACAGGACATATTTGAAGCATCCTTAGCAGTGATATCAGCCTAGAGTTTTCCAGAaacaagcctttactgtgccaatgccacaaaaaaatgaTGCTAtaagcttggcacacctgtagcctatttggggagtttcttcCATTCTTGTCTGCAGATGAACTCAAGCTCTATTCGGTTGGATAGGGAAAGTCACAGCACAGCTATTTTAAGACTCCATAGGTGTTTGATTGGGTTCATTACCAGTCTCTGGCTGGCTGGGTCACTCAAAACGCTTCATCTTGACTCTGTGGTTAGGATTGTTGTCCAGTTGGAAGGTCATCCCAGTTTTTCCTGAGTGCTCTGGAccaggttttcatcaaggatctgtAATTTGCtcagttcatctttcccttgATTCTGATTTTGTCTCACAGTACCGGCTGCTGAAAATGTTTCCCACCACATTAttcttccaccaccatgcttcactgtagggatggtactGGCCAGGTGATGAGAAATGCCAGGTTTCCTTCAGATGTGACACTAGGCATTCAGACCTAAATAGTTCAATCTTGATTTCAttagaccagagaatcttgtttctgactacttatgtaaatgtgatatttcagggttttttgtatatatttgcaATACTTTCAAAAACCTGTGTTTGTTTTATCATACCCATGGCAATATATTGCCTTTTGTTCTAATAAATCTGTTGCCattgcaattagagcagtaaaaccTGATTTTATGTCATACAtatggtatacagtctcatatagcATGGCTATgattatcacaaaaaaaaaagaacattgttactttatcagccaatcagcattgaAGATTATAAGAGACCTTCATACCATGGGTATAACAAAaggaaaaatgttttaatgtttggtCACCAGTTTTTAACCACAATAAGACATCACAGAGTTTTGTTGAATGTTGTCAATATATactaatcagccataacattatgaccacctgcctaacatTGTGTAGGTcacccttttgccgccaaaacagccctgacctgtcaaggcatggactccactagaccactgaaggtgtgctgtgatatctggcccaagatgttagcagcagatcctttaagtcctgtaatttgcgaggtgggggctccatggattggacttgtttttccagcacatcccacaaatgctcaattgaattgagatctggggaatttgaagcCCTCCTCCATGAACTACCACCAtaatgtggtggaggggtttgagtacccgagtgaccctaggagctattttgtctggggctatatgcccctggtagggtctcccaaggcaaacggGTCAGACTGAGAGTGGTTCAAAACCTTTTAATgacggaaaacattttgaggaccgtgacgtcgctcggtatggcgcagccggggccccaacctggagccaggcccggggttggggctcgtatgcgagcgcctggtggccgggcctttctcCACGGGGtacggccgggctcagcccgaaggagcgacgtggggccgcctttccgtgggctcaccacctgcaggagggaccataaggggccgtcttggagtctctgggaggggtgctggaaagtgctctgactggggactccatcgttttACTGGgagacttcaacgcccacgtgggcaacgacagtgacacctggaggggcgtgattgggagaaACGgtccccctgatctgaacccgagcggtgttcagttattg
This genomic window from Esox lucius isolate fEsoLuc1 chromosome 7, fEsoLuc1.pri, whole genome shotgun sequence contains:
- the LOC105010843 gene encoding syncollin, with the protein product MKVTIALLLSTLCFAVLNAQCPEPNALKDADGVKLCARMFEHSNIYFEQSCGGEYLDAYPGDDVPTIPRKWNNRVSSLVVARGCSLTVWQYTKKRGSRSKFGAGIKYRLKDSMQGLFGNWENSISAYYCVC
- the gng8 gene encoding guanine nucleotide-binding protein G(I)/G(S)/G(O) subunit gamma-8; the encoded protein is MSNNMAKIADARKTVEQLKLEVNIERMMVSKAAADLMAFCEAHAKEDPLVTPVPSSENPFREKKFFCAIL